The Cellulomonas sp. S1-8 genome has a window encoding:
- a CDS encoding ABC transporter ATP-binding protein, with the protein MTHPAPTSPGPPAPASHDARPLDAPATSAWAGATPRLAARGLVHRFGETPALAGVDVDLADGESLAVMGPSGSGKSTLLHVLAGILVPTGGVVMLRGQEVQGLSEKERSLLRRRRYGFVFQFGQLLSELSARENVALPAMLTGASRADAEGAADRWLAALGLGVEGGRRPGELSGGQAQRVAVARALVTRPEVVFADEPTGSLDQSTGHDVMQLLVESTRAVGASLVVVTHDADVAAWCDRRIDMRDGLVVAPGSTTTGGVGPRPGERAAGRRPLPADLGAARVADVFGTGGAR; encoded by the coding sequence ATGACGCACCCGGCCCCCACCTCGCCCGGCCCGCCCGCCCCCGCATCCCACGACGCCCGCCCGCTCGACGCGCCCGCGACGTCCGCCTGGGCCGGTGCGACGCCACGCCTGGCGGCCCGCGGCCTCGTGCACCGGTTCGGTGAGACCCCGGCGCTCGCGGGCGTCGACGTCGACCTCGCGGACGGCGAGTCCCTGGCCGTCATGGGGCCGTCGGGCTCCGGCAAGTCGACGCTGCTGCACGTGCTGGCCGGGATCCTCGTGCCGACGGGCGGGGTCGTGATGCTGCGCGGGCAGGAGGTGCAGGGGCTGTCCGAGAAGGAGCGGTCGCTGCTGCGCCGTCGGCGCTACGGGTTCGTCTTCCAGTTCGGCCAGCTGCTCTCGGAGCTGTCGGCGCGCGAGAACGTCGCGCTGCCGGCGATGCTCACGGGCGCGTCCCGCGCGGACGCGGAGGGGGCCGCCGACCGGTGGCTCGCGGCGCTGGGGCTCGGGGTCGAGGGCGGGCGTCGGCCGGGCGAGCTGTCCGGCGGTCAGGCGCAGCGCGTCGCGGTGGCGCGCGCCCTCGTCACGCGCCCCGAGGTGGTGTTCGCCGACGAGCCGACGGGGTCCCTCGACCAGTCGACGGGGCACGACGTCATGCAGCTGCTGGTCGAGTCGACGCGTGCGGTGGGCGCGTCGCTCGTCGTCGTCACGCACGACGCCGATGTCGCGGCCTGGTGCGACCGGCGCATCGACATGCGGGACGGGCTCGTCGTGGCACCCGGCTCGACGACGACCGGCGGGGTCGGGCCGCGGCCGGGGGAGCGCGCGGCGGGGCGGCGGCCGCTGCCCGCGGACCTCGGCGCGGCGCGCGTCGCCGACGTCTTCGGCACGGGCGGTGCGCGGTGA
- a CDS encoding AAA family ATPase: MVARTGPWSMLPVRRVEAGDPKLDGERGGDWHLGIPAVRQVLEQGWDLTAATILVGDNGAGKSTLVEGIATTFGMAAEGGSTGSMHRTRPTESGFAHDISLVRGAGAPRRGFFLRAETMHGFYTYLDEHPGGFDPDFHELSHGESFLELIGSRMMRPGLYVLDEPESALSFTGSLALLQHLHDLVRRDSQVILSTHSPLLAALPGATIYEVGEWGLRECAWEDLDLVTGWRGFLDDPQRYLRHVLTD, translated from the coding sequence ATGGTGGCGCGCACGGGTCCGTGGAGCATGCTGCCGGTGCGCCGCGTCGAGGCGGGGGACCCCAAGCTCGACGGGGAGCGCGGCGGGGACTGGCACCTGGGTATCCCCGCGGTCCGGCAGGTGCTGGAGCAGGGGTGGGACCTCACGGCGGCGACGATCCTGGTCGGCGACAACGGGGCGGGCAAGTCGACGCTGGTGGAGGGCATCGCCACCACGTTCGGCATGGCCGCCGAGGGCGGGTCGACCGGCTCGATGCACCGCACGCGCCCCACCGAGTCGGGCTTCGCGCACGACATCAGCCTGGTCCGGGGCGCCGGCGCGCCCCGGCGCGGGTTCTTCCTGCGGGCCGAGACGATGCACGGCTTCTACACCTACCTCGACGAGCACCCCGGCGGCTTCGACCCCGACTTCCACGAGCTGTCGCACGGGGAGTCGTTCCTCGAGCTCATCGGGTCCCGCATGATGCGTCCCGGCCTGTACGTGCTCGACGAGCCCGAGTCGGCACTGTCGTTCACCGGCAGCCTCGCGCTGCTGCAGCACCTGCACGACCTCGTCCGACGCGACTCGCAGGTCATCCTCTCGACGCACTCGCCCCTGCTGGCGGCGCTGCCCGGCGCGACCATCTACGAGGTCGGGGAGTGGGGGCTCCGCGAGTGCGCCTGGGAGGACCTGGATCTCGTGACGGGGTGGCGCGGGTTCCTCGACGACCCGCAGCGGTACCTGCGTCACGTCCTGACGGACTGA
- a CDS encoding NAD(P)/FAD-dependent oxidoreductase: MTTSTATVVGGGPAGLMAAEVLARAGVAVTVYDRMPSVARKLLLAGHGGLNLTHSEDLGPFLARYGGSADRIAPVLAAFSPHDLRDWCAGLGEPTFVGSSGRVFPRAFRATHLVRAWLARLASLDVGITTRQRWTGWSPDGALRFVAGTTDEPTENRSDVVVLALGGASWPRLGSDGGWVAPLEARGVAVAPLRPANVGVRVDWSPWFADRFEGTPLKHVGLSTGGRATRGDAMVTRTGLEGGPVYAIGAAIRDALDADGRCVVEVDLRPGVLVEQLAERLDRRRPKDSGSTWLRRCLGLDPVAVALLREAPDGPLPTDPADMAALVKSVPVVVTGTMPIERAISTAGGIAWSEVDESLMLTALPGTFVAGEMLDWEAPTGGYLLQASFSTGVVAARGALAWLAARP, translated from the coding sequence GTGACGACGAGCACGGCGACCGTCGTCGGCGGAGGGCCGGCGGGACTCATGGCCGCCGAGGTGCTCGCTCGGGCCGGCGTCGCGGTGACGGTCTACGACCGGATGCCGTCGGTGGCCCGCAAGCTGCTGCTGGCCGGCCACGGCGGGCTGAACCTCACCCACTCCGAGGACCTCGGGCCGTTCCTCGCGCGGTACGGCGGATCGGCCGACCGGATCGCGCCCGTGCTCGCGGCGTTCTCGCCGCACGACCTGCGTGACTGGTGCGCGGGGCTGGGCGAGCCCACGTTCGTCGGGTCCAGCGGACGGGTGTTCCCCCGGGCGTTCCGCGCGACGCACCTGGTGCGAGCCTGGTTGGCGCGCCTCGCCTCGCTCGACGTGGGGATCACGACCCGGCAGCGGTGGACGGGCTGGTCGCCGGACGGCGCGCTGCGGTTCGTCGCCGGCACCACCGACGAACCGACGGAGAACAGGAGCGACGTCGTCGTCCTCGCGCTCGGAGGAGCGTCCTGGCCCCGGCTCGGGTCGGACGGCGGGTGGGTCGCACCGCTCGAAGCGAGGGGGGTGGCCGTGGCACCGCTGCGGCCGGCGAACGTCGGGGTGCGCGTCGACTGGAGCCCGTGGTTCGCGGACCGGTTCGAAGGGACTCCGCTCAAGCACGTCGGGCTGTCGACCGGCGGACGGGCCACCCGCGGTGACGCGATGGTGACCCGCACCGGCCTCGAGGGCGGACCGGTCTACGCGATCGGCGCGGCGATCCGCGACGCCCTCGACGCCGACGGGCGGTGCGTCGTGGAGGTCGACCTGCGCCCCGGCGTGCTCGTCGAGCAGCTCGCCGAGCGACTGGACCGCCGTCGGCCCAAGGACTCCGGGTCGACCTGGCTGCGTCGCTGCCTCGGCCTCGACCCGGTGGCGGTCGCGCTGCTGCGCGAAGCCCCTGACGGCCCGCTGCCGACCGACCCGGCCGACATGGCGGCGCTGGTCAAGTCAGTGCCGGTGGTGGTGACCGGAACCATGCCGATCGAGCGGGCGATCTCCACCGCGGGCGGTATCGCGTGGTCGGAGGTCGACGAGTCGCTGATGCTGACCGCCCTGCCCGGCACGTTCGTCGCGGGCGAGATGCTCGACTGGGAGGCGCCGACCGGCGGCTACCTCCTGCAGGCCTCGTTCAGCACAGGGGTGGTGGCGGCGCGGGGCGCGCTGGCGTGGCTGGCAGCGCGGCCGTAG
- a CDS encoding FtsX-like permease family protein: MSLNPVLALAPRLQRAGGRDSRTTTVLAVTAFAVSTALTLSVVAALLGFMARAAQPVTDVDREAGGFYVTLAVTATILLVVPLATLGGAAARLGVARRDARLAALRLVGATPREVLGLTLVETALQGLAGAVAGTVLYGALLPVWTQVPFQGRPFTAGELWVGVPAVLLAWLAVPLLAGVSGAVSLRRVVVSPLGVARREARPRLRAARVVVAVLAVGAFMAVSAFGQMLAALLVGALLTCLAVAFLTMNAVGPWLLGVLGRVRLRRARTPEQLLAARRLLDDPRAVWRVVGGLGLASFVAGCLAVVPALTQPGQDPVSAMVTADILTGALLTLAIAFVLAAVSAGIAQAAAVLDRRRELALARLAGVPVELFDRVRRREVLVPLLVVSVGSAAAALVMFFPLFGMAAVTDPSGLLLLLVSLTVGVGLVLAATESSRPLLHRVLADTVVRAD, encoded by the coding sequence GTGAGCCTGAACCCGGTCCTGGCGCTCGCGCCGCGGCTGCAGCGCGCGGGCGGCCGCGACAGCCGCACGACGACGGTCCTCGCGGTCACCGCGTTCGCGGTGTCGACCGCGCTGACGCTGTCCGTCGTGGCGGCGCTGCTCGGCTTCATGGCGCGTGCGGCGCAGCCGGTGACGGACGTCGACCGGGAGGCCGGCGGCTTCTACGTGACGCTCGCGGTCACCGCGACGATCCTGCTGGTGGTGCCGCTGGCCACGCTCGGCGGTGCCGCGGCACGGCTCGGCGTCGCGCGGCGCGACGCACGGCTCGCGGCGCTGCGGCTCGTCGGCGCGACGCCGCGCGAGGTCCTCGGCCTGACGCTGGTCGAGACCGCGCTGCAGGGCCTGGCCGGTGCGGTCGCCGGGACCGTCCTGTACGGCGCGCTGCTGCCGGTGTGGACGCAGGTCCCGTTCCAGGGTCGGCCGTTCACCGCGGGCGAGCTGTGGGTCGGCGTGCCCGCCGTGCTGCTCGCCTGGCTCGCGGTGCCGCTGCTCGCCGGCGTCAGCGGGGCGGTGTCGCTGCGACGCGTCGTCGTGTCCCCGCTGGGCGTCGCGCGGCGGGAGGCGCGACCCCGGCTGAGGGCCGCGCGGGTCGTCGTCGCCGTCCTGGCGGTCGGGGCCTTCATGGCCGTGTCCGCGTTCGGGCAGATGCTCGCCGCCCTGCTCGTCGGTGCGCTGCTGACGTGCCTCGCGGTGGCGTTCCTCACGATGAACGCCGTCGGGCCGTGGCTGCTGGGCGTCCTGGGCCGGGTGCGGCTGCGGCGCGCCCGCACACCCGAGCAGCTGCTCGCGGCGCGTCGGCTGCTCGACGACCCCCGGGCCGTGTGGCGCGTCGTCGGCGGGCTGGGGCTCGCGTCGTTCGTCGCGGGATGCCTCGCGGTGGTGCCGGCGCTCACGCAGCCGGGCCAGGACCCGGTGTCCGCGATGGTCACCGCGGACATCCTGACCGGTGCGCTGCTCACGCTGGCGATCGCGTTCGTCCTCGCGGCCGTGTCCGCGGGCATCGCGCAGGCCGCCGCGGTGCTGGACCGGCGGCGGGAGCTCGCGCTCGCGCGGCTCGCCGGGGTGCCCGTCGAGCTGTTCGACCGCGTGCGGCGTCGCGAGGTGCTGGTGCCGCTGCTGGTCGTGTCCGTCGGGTCGGCGGCCGCGGCGCTGGTGATGTTCTTCCCGCTGTTCGGCATGGCCGCGGTCACGGACCCGTCGGGGCTCCTGCTCCTGCTCGTCAGCCTCACCGTCGGCGTCGGCCTGGTCCTGGCGGCGACGGAGTCGTCCCGCCCGCTGCTGCACCGCGTCCTGGCGGACACGGTCGTCCGCGCGGACTGA
- a CDS encoding zinc-binding metallopeptidase family protein — protein MRLFRCPRCRAVAFIETVVCDACGLQMGLHPPTLSMRPAPEQGGDVEGTWWFPCSNRSWRCNWLAAADSGSGQCVSCRLTRTRPDNADTLALEKLATASADKRRLLVQLADLGLPLTPWHEKKGGLGFDLLSSRSSGNRVVIGHASGIVTIDLAESLDAHREALRISLGEPYRTMLGHFRHEVGHYYQWVLVEQTDWIAECRTLLGDERTSYSDAVARHYRTGAPRDWNEGYISEYATMHPWEDFAECFAHYLHLTSTLQTAASGSLTVRIEGVPHLPDGDVTPRSSYADATMDEILADWIPLATFLNRVNRAMGKGDLYPFGIVAPVARKLDFVHRVVTASRVETPFG, from the coding sequence GTGCGCCTCTTCCGCTGCCCCCGGTGCCGGGCCGTCGCGTTCATCGAGACCGTGGTGTGCGACGCGTGCGGGCTGCAGATGGGCCTGCACCCGCCGACCCTGTCGATGCGACCCGCGCCCGAGCAGGGTGGCGACGTCGAGGGCACCTGGTGGTTCCCGTGCTCCAACCGGAGCTGGCGCTGCAACTGGCTCGCGGCGGCCGACTCGGGCTCCGGGCAGTGCGTCTCCTGCCGGCTCACGCGCACCCGGCCCGACAACGCCGACACCCTCGCACTGGAGAAGCTGGCCACCGCGTCCGCCGACAAGCGCCGCCTGCTCGTCCAGCTCGCCGACCTCGGGCTGCCGCTGACCCCGTGGCACGAGAAGAAGGGCGGGCTCGGCTTCGACCTGCTCTCGTCGCGGTCCTCGGGGAACCGGGTGGTCATCGGGCACGCGAGCGGCATCGTCACCATCGATCTGGCGGAGTCCCTCGACGCGCACCGAGAGGCCCTGCGGATCAGCCTGGGCGAGCCGTACCGCACGATGCTGGGCCACTTCCGGCACGAGGTCGGCCACTACTACCAGTGGGTCCTCGTCGAGCAGACCGACTGGATCGCCGAGTGCCGCACCCTCCTCGGTGACGAGCGCACGTCCTACTCCGACGCCGTCGCGCGGCACTACCGCACGGGGGCGCCGCGGGACTGGAACGAGGGCTACATCTCGGAGTACGCGACCATGCACCCGTGGGAGGACTTCGCGGAGTGCTTCGCGCACTACCTGCACCTGACGAGCACGCTGCAGACTGCGGCGAGCGGCTCGCTGACCGTGCGCATCGAGGGCGTCCCGCACCTGCCCGACGGTGACGTGACCCCCCGGTCCAGCTATGCCGACGCGACGATGGACGAGATCCTCGCGGACTGGATCCCCCTGGCGACCTTCCTCAACCGGGTCAACCGCGCGATGGGCAAGGGCGACCTGTACCCGTTCGGGATCGTCGCGCCGGTGGCCCGCAAGCTCGACTTCGTGCACCGCGTCGTGACGGCGTCGCGCGTCGAGACCCCGTTCGGCTGA
- a CDS encoding amidohydrolase, whose translation MPTPSTARPEPIRAASSPIRTARGSVAVVGGYVVSVASAPLDGATVLVEDGVVTAVGTDVVVPDGVRVVDARGRWVLPGFVEAHAHMGVMEEAEGWAGDDTNEKTGPNGAALRAIDGINVEDEGFRDALVGGVTSAVVKPGSANPIGGRTVAIKTWGGRTVDEQVIRHDVSVKSALGENPKRVYGEQKKLPSTRLGVAAVIRQAFLDAQGYVARRDAAAAKGEPFDRDLAKETLAAVLAGELAWDQHTHRADDIATALRLADEFGYRLVINHGTDAAAVADVLAERDVPVIFGPMFTSRSKVELRNRSIAHLGVLARAGVRVAITTDHPVVPINFLVHQASLAVKEGLDRDTALRALTVNPASFLGLDDRVGALTPGLDGDVVVWSGDPLDVNSRAEHVFVTGTEVYTWDPAARGGLGEGRVRERGERFTP comes from the coding sequence ATGCCGACCCCGAGCACCGCCCGCCCCGAGCCGATCCGCGCCGCGTCGTCGCCCATCCGGACGGCACGGGGGTCCGTCGCGGTCGTCGGCGGGTACGTCGTGTCCGTGGCGTCCGCGCCGCTCGACGGGGCGACCGTGCTCGTCGAGGACGGCGTGGTCACGGCCGTCGGCACCGACGTCGTCGTGCCCGACGGGGTCCGGGTCGTCGACGCCCGCGGGCGGTGGGTGCTGCCGGGGTTCGTCGAGGCGCACGCGCACATGGGCGTGATGGAGGAGGCCGAGGGCTGGGCCGGCGACGACACCAACGAGAAGACGGGGCCCAACGGTGCGGCGCTACGTGCGATCGACGGGATCAACGTCGAGGACGAGGGGTTCCGGGACGCGCTGGTCGGCGGCGTGACGTCGGCCGTCGTCAAGCCGGGGTCGGCCAACCCGATCGGCGGGCGGACGGTGGCGATCAAGACGTGGGGCGGGCGGACCGTCGACGAGCAGGTGATCCGGCACGACGTGTCCGTGAAGTCCGCGCTCGGGGAGAACCCGAAGCGCGTGTACGGCGAGCAGAAGAAGCTGCCGTCGACGCGCCTGGGCGTGGCCGCGGTGATCCGGCAGGCGTTCCTCGACGCGCAGGGCTACGTCGCGCGTCGCGACGCCGCGGCCGCCAAGGGCGAGCCGTTCGACCGCGACCTCGCCAAGGAGACGCTCGCGGCCGTGCTGGCCGGTGAGCTGGCGTGGGACCAGCACACGCACCGCGCGGACGACATCGCCACGGCGCTGCGCCTGGCCGACGAGTTCGGGTACCGCCTCGTGATCAACCACGGCACCGACGCCGCCGCCGTCGCGGACGTGCTGGCCGAGCGGGACGTGCCGGTGATCTTCGGGCCGATGTTCACGTCACGCTCCAAGGTCGAGCTGCGCAACCGGTCGATCGCGCACCTGGGCGTGCTGGCGCGCGCGGGCGTGCGGGTCGCGATCACGACCGACCACCCGGTCGTGCCGATCAACTTCCTGGTGCACCAGGCGTCGCTGGCCGTGAAGGAGGGGCTGGACCGGGACACGGCGCTGCGCGCGCTGACCGTCAACCCCGCATCGTTCCTGGGCCTGGACGACCGGGTGGGGGCGCTGACGCCGGGGCTCGACGGGGACGTCGTGGTCTGGTCGGGCGACCCTCTGGACGTGAACTCGCGCGCCGAGCACGTCTTCGTCACGGGCACCGAGGTCTACACGTGGGACCCGGCGGCCCGCGGCGGCCTGGGCGAGGGCCGCGTCCGCGAGCGCGGGGAACGCTTCACCCCCTGA